In Paenibacillus guangzhouensis, a single window of DNA contains:
- the cyoE gene encoding heme o synthase, whose protein sequence is MMRDWIELTKPRILQLNLIAAFGGYWLASRWMVNWTELWWVLLGTVFTMASSCVMNNVWDWKLDQRMIRTKDRPLAAGRLNRRLAWIYALVLGVCGEWILFAKVNVLCGWLGLLGMFVYMIVYTMWLKRTSTWSTSIGGISGAMPPIIGYCAYTNEVDAGAVLLFALLFLWQPAHFWSLAIRRVEEYRAAGFPLLPVEKGVRRTKLQMIPYVVLLLPTVIMIYMYGYAGLIFLAVSMAAGLVWAWHTARGTSSANTEKWARTNFLISVNYLMVVFVMMIVDTAGRPF, encoded by the coding sequence ATGATGAGAGATTGGATCGAACTGACGAAGCCGCGTATCCTTCAACTGAATCTTATCGCTGCGTTTGGCGGGTATTGGCTTGCATCCCGTTGGATGGTGAACTGGACGGAATTATGGTGGGTGCTGTTAGGCACCGTATTTACGATGGCTTCCTCGTGCGTCATGAACAATGTATGGGATTGGAAGCTGGACCAGCGAATGATTCGGACGAAGGATCGGCCTTTGGCAGCCGGTCGCTTGAACAGACGCCTCGCATGGATTTACGCACTCGTGCTTGGGGTATGCGGTGAATGGATTCTTTTCGCCAAAGTCAACGTGCTATGCGGATGGCTCGGTCTCCTAGGCATGTTCGTCTATATGATTGTATATACGATGTGGCTCAAGCGGACATCGACATGGAGCACATCCATCGGTGGAATTTCTGGTGCGATGCCGCCGATCATCGGCTATTGTGCTTATACGAATGAGGTAGATGCCGGCGCGGTTCTATTATTCGCGCTGCTGTTCCTCTGGCAGCCGGCACATTTCTGGTCGCTAGCGATTCGGCGGGTAGAGGAGTATCGGGCGGCGGGATTCCCGCTGCTCCCGGTTGAGAAGGGCGTACGACGGACGAAGCTGCAAATGATACCTTACGTTGTCCTACTGCTTCCTACCGTGATTATGATCTACATGTATGGCTATGCAGGACTCATTTTTCTCGCGGTCTCCATGGCAGCGGGTCTGGTGTGGGCATGGCATACGGCGCGTGGCACGTCATCAGCCAATACGGAGAAATGGGCGAGAACCAATTTCCTGATCTCGGTGAATTATTTGATGGTTGTCTTTGTGATGATGATTGTCGATACGGCAGGACGTCCATTTTAA
- the cyoC gene encoding cytochrome o ubiquinol oxidase subunit III: MAQLHNAGKIEHQLSQAEHHDHPDMEEMRTFGFWIYLMTDVIIFGTLFATYIVLQGNTNGGPGPKDLFQMGGIIASTFILLTSSYTSGLAVLAMHKGNRNALLGWLGATVALGATFIIMEINEFTHLVNEGATISTSAFLSAFFTLVGTHGLHVLLGLVWMVALMIQIAKRGITPVTKRKVNVISLFWHFLDVVWIFVFTIVYLMGVS; the protein is encoded by the coding sequence ATGGCTCAATTACACAATGCAGGCAAAATAGAGCATCAGCTGTCTCAAGCGGAGCATCATGATCACCCGGACATGGAGGAAATGCGTACCTTCGGCTTCTGGATCTACCTGATGACCGATGTCATTATTTTCGGTACCTTGTTCGCTACGTATATTGTATTACAGGGTAACACGAATGGAGGGCCCGGGCCGAAAGATCTTTTCCAAATGGGAGGGATCATCGCAAGTACCTTCATTCTATTAACGAGCAGCTATACGAGCGGCCTTGCCGTGCTTGCGATGCATAAAGGCAATCGTAACGCGTTACTGGGCTGGCTGGGTGCGACGGTTGCGCTTGGCGCGACGTTTATTATTATGGAGATCAATGAATTTACCCATCTCGTGAATGAAGGAGCGACGATCAGTACGAGTGCGTTCCTCTCGGCTTTCTTTACGTTGGTCGGCACGCACGGGCTTCACGTTCTACTCGGACTCGTCTGGATGGTCGCATTGATGATTCAGATTGCGAAGCGTGGGATTACTCCGGTTACGAAGCGTAAGGTGAATGTGATCAGTTTATTCTGGCATTTCCTTGATGTGGTTTGGATCTTCGTCTTCACGATTGTCTATCTCATGGGGGTGAGCTAA
- the pdxR gene encoding MocR-like pyridoxine biosynthesis transcription factor PdxR — protein MWKPDRNSSLPIYQQIADEIEQRISYGEFPPGSLLPSERKLAEQLGVNRSTVILAYAELRALGIIESRTGSGTRVSKYKWTATPKHTPNWHRYVEGGSFLPNLPFLRRIREALQQDNTLIDFASGELGADISPVAEINMLMAEHHHTEYLGYNNPQGFIPLRESLVDYLSQYRGIQTTESSILITSGSQQSLYLITQCLLTPGDAVAIEDPSYCYSLPMFQSAGLRLFRLPVDQHGAKPEDVRSLYKKHRIKMVFLNPNYQNPTGVRLAPERRNELLQVASELGLPIVEDDPFSLTSYDGVPPMPLKSMDTVGSILYIGSFSKIAASGLRVGWMVAPHSVVERLADARQQMDYGLSVVPQKVAAQFLNSPLFPPHLDRLRMNLQYKRDLVIEALQKELLGLVEFSIPQGGLHLWCKVIPKVNDHKLLEEAIRRGVVFVPGSVYGSDSGYVRFTYARPNTEDIVQGISHFAAALRSVLAK, from the coding sequence ATGTGGAAGCCCGACCGTAACAGCAGCCTTCCTATCTATCAACAAATTGCCGATGAAATCGAACAACGAATATCCTATGGGGAATTCCCGCCAGGAAGCCTGCTTCCTTCCGAACGCAAATTAGCGGAGCAGCTAGGGGTGAACCGAAGCACGGTAATTCTCGCTTATGCGGAGCTTCGAGCTCTAGGCATTATCGAGAGTCGTACGGGTAGCGGCACAAGAGTAAGCAAATATAAATGGACAGCGACGCCGAAGCATACGCCGAACTGGCATCGATATGTGGAGGGCGGCAGCTTTCTGCCGAATCTGCCTTTCTTGCGCCGCATCCGCGAAGCGCTTCAACAAGATAATACATTAATTGATTTTGCGAGTGGCGAACTGGGAGCAGATATTTCACCCGTAGCGGAAATCAATATGCTTATGGCTGAGCATCATCACACGGAATATCTCGGATACAACAACCCCCAAGGGTTCATTCCGCTGCGCGAATCACTCGTAGATTATTTAAGCCAGTATCGCGGGATTCAGACGACGGAATCCTCTATCCTCATCACGTCCGGATCTCAGCAGTCCTTATACTTGATTACACAATGTCTGCTAACGCCCGGTGATGCTGTTGCGATTGAAGATCCATCGTATTGTTATTCGCTGCCGATGTTCCAATCCGCAGGCCTGCGGCTGTTCCGACTTCCCGTTGATCAGCATGGCGCCAAGCCTGAGGATGTTCGCTCACTCTATAAAAAACATCGGATCAAAATGGTGTTTTTGAATCCGAATTATCAGAATCCCACTGGTGTGCGTCTCGCGCCCGAACGCAGAAATGAACTTCTCCAGGTGGCAAGTGAATTAGGCCTTCCCATCGTAGAGGATGATCCGTTCAGCTTAACTTCCTATGACGGCGTGCCGCCCATGCCGCTCAAATCCATGGACACGGTGGGATCTATACTGTACATTGGTTCCTTCTCCAAAATCGCAGCTTCGGGGTTACGCGTTGGGTGGATGGTTGCTCCTCATTCCGTTGTGGAGCGGCTCGCGGATGCAAGGCAACAAATGGATTACGGACTCAGTGTCGTACCTCAGAAGGTCGCCGCGCAGTTCTTGAATTCACCGTTATTCCCGCCGCATCTGGATCGATTGCGTATGAATCTCCAGTATAAACGGGATTTAGTGATCGAAGCCCTTCAGAAGGAGCTCCTAGGACTTGTCGAATTCTCCATCCCGCAAGGTGGACTGCATCTCTGGTGCAAGGTCATTCCGAAGGTCAACGATCACAAGCTGCTAGAGGAAGCCATTCGCCGCGGCGTCGTCTTCGTGCCCGGCAGTGTTTACGGGTCGGATTCAGGGTATGTACGCTTCACTTATGCAAGACCTAACACAGAGGACATCGTCCAAGGCATTTCTCATTTTGCTGCTGCACTTCGCAGCGTGCTAGCCAAATAA
- a CDS encoding SCO family protein, with protein MKRASLCVIIIIMMLIFAACGQGKAKQLNMPVEPFQFMNQDEKLLSLEDLRGKVWVADLVFTYCSTVCPTMTANMADLQKRLKAEGVEAELVSFSVDPERDDPAALKSYLSKFNADFSNWHALTGYDFNTIKTFVLKSFRSAIAKDQASDQVIHGTSFYLVNAEGNVVAKYDGMTDTPYDQIIKDIKALQG; from the coding sequence GTGAAAAGAGCAAGCTTATGCGTAATAATCATTATAATGATGCTCATCTTCGCGGCGTGCGGCCAAGGCAAGGCTAAGCAGCTGAATATGCCGGTGGAGCCCTTTCAGTTCATGAATCAGGACGAGAAGCTGCTATCCTTGGAAGATTTGCGCGGTAAAGTGTGGGTGGCAGACTTGGTGTTCACGTACTGCTCCACCGTCTGTCCGACCATGACCGCCAATATGGCCGATTTGCAAAAGCGGTTAAAGGCGGAGGGAGTCGAAGCGGAATTAGTCTCATTTTCCGTTGATCCGGAGCGGGATGATCCTGCTGCGCTGAAAAGCTACTTATCTAAATTCAATGCCGATTTCTCTAATTGGCATGCGTTAACAGGGTATGATTTTAACACGATCAAGACATTTGTGCTGAAATCATTCCGATCTGCGATCGCGAAGGATCAAGCATCGGATCAAGTGATTCATGGTACGTCATTCTATCTGGTCAATGCCGAAGGTAATGTCGTGGCCAAATACGATGGAATGACCGATACGCCATATGATCAAATCATCAAAGATATTAAGGCACTGCAAGGATAA
- a CDS encoding methylthioribulose 1-phosphate dehydratase — translation MTFASIPLEQKQRALQELREIKTQFAARHWFPGTSGNLSIRVGEHASDDFHFAITASGKDKSVNTPEDFLFVDAAGIPVEATSLKPSAETLIHCEIYRMTGCGAIFHVHTVFNNIVSELFQERGSIPVKGVELIKAFNIWTEDAEIEIPIVPNFAHIPSIVPHVTEKLNPQIPGIILRNHGIYAWGANAFEAKRHLEAFEFLFEYVYRWELLKR, via the coding sequence ATGACATTTGCAAGTATTCCATTAGAACAGAAGCAGCGTGCATTACAGGAACTACGTGAGATTAAGACCCAGTTCGCCGCAAGACATTGGTTCCCTGGCACGAGCGGTAACCTATCCATTCGTGTCGGTGAGCATGCTTCGGACGATTTCCACTTCGCGATTACCGCGAGCGGCAAAGATAAATCTGTCAATACGCCGGAGGATTTCTTATTCGTGGACGCGGCAGGTATACCCGTTGAAGCGACGAGTCTAAAACCAAGCGCGGAGACACTCATCCATTGCGAAATCTATCGGATGACAGGCTGCGGTGCGATATTCCATGTTCACACGGTCTTCAATAATATCGTCTCTGAGCTATTCCAAGAACGCGGATCGATTCCCGTCAAAGGCGTTGAATTGATCAAGGCCTTCAACATCTGGACAGAAGACGCCGAGATTGAGATTCCGATCGTACCAAATTTCGCACATATCCCGAGCATCGTCCCGCATGTGACCGAGAAGCTCAATCCGCAAATTCCCGGTATTATTCTGCGTAACCACGGCATCTATGCTTGGGGTGCGAATGCATTCGAAGCGAAACGCCATCTGGAAGCCTTCGAATTTCTATTCGAATACGTCTATCGTTGGGAGCTGCTTAAACGTTAA
- a CDS encoding c-type cytochrome, which yields MKAKLTISLILLILLVLPACGPSTNTQVVDSQTIAPEDASAVALYKKSCLSCHAADLSGRVGPSLQEIGTKLSNEQLYTIIHDGTKGMPAFEKALNSEEIDALTQWLSKQK from the coding sequence ATGAAGGCAAAACTGACAATATCGCTCATATTGTTGATTCTACTCGTTCTGCCTGCGTGTGGACCAAGTACGAATACACAAGTGGTGGATTCCCAGACGATCGCTCCGGAAGATGCCAGTGCCGTTGCATTATATAAAAAGTCCTGTCTATCCTGCCATGCGGCTGACCTGAGTGGCAGAGTTGGACCGAGTTTGCAAGAGATCGGCACAAAATTGTCTAACGAGCAGCTCTACACCATTATCCATGATGGTACCAAAGGCATGCCAGCGTTCGAGAAAGCCTTAAACAGCGAGGAGATCGATGCGCTAACACAATGGCTATCCAAACAGAAATAG
- the cyoD gene encoding cytochrome o ubiquinol oxidase subunit IV, translating to MQHETHASHDSKAHGSLKSYTIGFVFSILLTIIPIAVVMNGWLAGKASSIVLMITAVLQLAVQLIFFMHLREEDKPRYNLLSLILGLIILLVIVVGSMWIMMYNMVAI from the coding sequence ATGCAGCACGAGACGCACGCTTCTCATGATTCGAAAGCGCATGGTTCTTTGAAATCGTACACGATCGGATTCGTGTTCTCCATTCTACTCACGATCATTCCGATCGCTGTGGTGATGAATGGTTGGCTTGCCGGGAAGGCGAGCAGCATCGTCCTGATGATTACAGCGGTTCTACAGCTTGCTGTTCAATTGATCTTCTTCATGCATTTGCGTGAGGAAGACAAACCGCGCTATAACCTGCTGTCGTTGATCCTCGGCCTAATTATTCTGCTCGTGATCGTCGTCGGTTCCATGTGGATCATGATGTACAATATGGTAGCGATATGA